The Candidatus Scalindua japonica genome includes a region encoding these proteins:
- a CDS encoding type II toxin-antitoxin system VapC family toxin, producing GRLSNLSIALINEHDLFVSPIVILELQYLYEIKRITKKASDVIADLSNRIGLEVCNKDFINIITKATNLKWTRDPFDRIIVSNAALGGDVLVTKDQAMLNNYNNSKW from the coding sequence GGGCGATTGAGCAACTTATCAATAGCCTTGATCAATGAACATGACCTTTTTGTTTCTCCTATAGTTATTCTTGAATTGCAATATCTATATGAGATTAAACGCATTACAAAAAAAGCTAGCGATGTTATTGCTGATCTTTCAAACCGAATAGGACTGGAGGTATGTAATAAAGACTTTATAAATATTATTACAAAGGCTACAAACTTAAAATGGACGCGAGATCCCTTTGATAGGATCATTGTAAGCAATGCAGCATTAGGTGGAGATGTATTAGTGACTAAGGATCAGGCGATGTTAAATAATTACA